In Drechmeria coniospora strain ARSEF 6962 chromosome 03, whole genome shotgun sequence, the DNA window GCACTGGCCCGACAACGGCTTCATTTATGCTGGCTTCAGGACGCCGTCCGCCAGCCAGGCGTATCCATTTCCGTGAAacccccttccccttcccaTGCCTAGGTGCCAGAAGAATGCGAACGTGCGATCTGCACCATCAGCAGTCGGACGCCTCCTTGACAGGCGCCGTGTCGGGCTTGTACAACCAATAGTCAATGCCATGATGCATTCTGTTTCGTCTCGTACGAACGGCGCCGGGGTCATGGCATCGATCCATGGAACCAGACAGCCACTCCcgccatgcccatgcccgATTCGCATCCACAATGTCGGGGTCGTCACGTCATCTCGCACTCACGCGGAATAAAGAGGAACCCGAAGTAGTCTGCAACGCTCCTGATGCTCGTACAGGTTCTTGATACATTGGCCCAGACGCTGTGCCAGGTGTTtggcccgtcgccgtgcgCGTCTACGTCCAAAGTCTCACGTCGAGGATGGACGACGCCTCGCCGCGTTGTTCGCAGAGCAAGACCCTGCTCTCCTTTTTGTCCCCGCCCGTATGTCCCTATGTGGTAGAAATGTCGCCCGCCAGACATCCGCACGATTGTCCTTTTTCAACGGGGAATACACGCAGCCCCTCCTCCGCGTTCGCTCATTCTCGGGGTATCGTTTAcgcagcgccgacgaggatgttgTTGATGGGGATGTGGACTGGCCATCGACCACGTTAGCGGGGGCGGACAACTGTAGAGAAAGGCAAGTCCCGTACTCAGCTTGACGACGTAGCCAACGGTGCCCATGATCAGGAAGCCGATGGCAATGGCCTGCGAGATCTTGATGAACTCCTTCTTATCGGCTGCGGACGGATCCGACTTGTCAGCCCGGCACCAATCACGGGAGCCTACAGGCCTTCTTCGTTCTTGAGAAATTACTCACGCTTTTGGCACTTGTTGACGAATTGGACGCCATCCTTGAGGAACTCCCGGGGGATGTCGATGAGGCCCTCGACCTGGTCTGCCATGACGATGGTTCGGCTGGGTGGGGTTGCGAAGGGCGGTGGGAATAGGAAACCTCGGAACGGACGTCGCAGCAGGCAACAATCCTGGGGCAGGTGTGGCGGTGGGGGAGCTCGCTCGCGGGCGTGACGAAGGGATCGTGGGTGGTTGCGTCGTCGTTGGAAAAGATGTCTAGAGCTGGCAAGTAAGCTTTGTGGTGCCACGTCGCCTCCACTGACAACTAGTCACGAATGGAACTACCTTT includes these proteins:
- a CDS encoding protein translocation complex subunit SSS1, whose amino-acid sequence is MADQVEGLIDIPREFLKDGVQFVNKCQKPDKKEFIKISQAIAIGFLIMGTVGYVVKLIHIPINNILVGAA